The following proteins are co-located in the Chiroxiphia lanceolata isolate bChiLan1 chromosome 7, bChiLan1.pri, whole genome shotgun sequence genome:
- the ZFAND2B gene encoding AN1-type zinc finger protein 2B isoform X1: protein MEFPDLGAHCSWPACQRLDFLPLKCDACEQIFCTDHIAYAQHDCTSAYKKDVQVPVCPLCNTPVPVRRGEMPDVVVGEHIDRDCKSDPAQRKRKIFTNKCLKPGCKQKEMMKVICDQCHKNYCLKHRHPLDHDCSGAGRPVSKAGHAAVMRAQASSSKIVTASSSGTAWPADSSSSPASARGGRAAVLQSRSTSPPAAMLLNGLSEEEALQRALEMSLAESADSSVQPPSSTQEEEDLALAQALSASEAEYQQSQRQAHSSKPSNCSMS, encoded by the exons ATGGAGTTCCCGGACCTGGGCGCGCACTGCTCCTGGCCCGCGTGCCAGCGCCTGG ACTTCCTCCCCCTGAAGTGCGATGCCTGCGAGCAGATCTTCTGCACCGACCACATTGCTTATGCCCAGCATGACTGCACCTCTGCCTACAAGAAG GATGTGCAGGTCCCAGTGTGTCCGCTCTGCAACACCCCAGTCCCTGTGAGGCGGGGGGAGATGCCTGATGTTGTGGTGGGTGAGCACATTGACCGTGACTGCAAATCCGATCCCGCACAGCGCAAGCGCAAG ATCTTCACCAACAAGTGTTTGAAGCCTGGCTGCAAGCAGAAGGAGATGATGAAGGTGATCTGTGACCAGTGCCACAAGAACTACTGCCTCAAGCACCGGCACCCCCTGGACCATGACTGCAGCGGGGCAGGGCGTCCCGTCTCCAAAGCAGG GCACGCTGCAGTTATGAGAGCCCAGGCATCCTCCTCCAAAATAGTCACTGCATCAAGCAGTGGAACTGCCTGGCCAGCAGAcagctcctcttctccagcctctgccag aggaggcagagcagctgtgttgCAGAGTCGTAGCACCTCCCCTCCAGCTGCCATGCTGCTGAACGGGCTG aGCGAGGAAGAGGCACTGCAACGAGCTCTGGAGATGTCCCTGGCAGAGTCAGCAGACAGCTCAGTGCAGCCACCCAG CAGCacgcaggaggaggaggatctGGCACTGGCCCAGGCACTGTCAGCGAGTGAAGCCGAGTACCAGCAGTCGCAGCGGCAG GCACACAGTTCAAAGCCATCGAACTGCAGCATGTCATag
- the ZFAND2B gene encoding AN1-type zinc finger protein 2B isoform X2 produces MEFPDLGAHCSWPACQRLDFLPLKCDACEQIFCTDHIAYAQHDCTSAYKKDVQVPVCPLCNTPVPVRRGEMPDVVVGEHIDRDCKSDPAQRKRKIFTNKCLKPGCKQKEMMKVICDQCHKNYCLKHRHPLDHDCSGAGRPVSKAGHAAVMRAQASSSKIVTASSSGTAWPADSSSSPASARGGRAAVLQSRSTSPPAAMLLNGLSEEEALQRALEMSLAESADSSVQPPSTQEEEDLALAQALSASEAEYQQSQRQAHSSKPSNCSMS; encoded by the exons ATGGAGTTCCCGGACCTGGGCGCGCACTGCTCCTGGCCCGCGTGCCAGCGCCTGG ACTTCCTCCCCCTGAAGTGCGATGCCTGCGAGCAGATCTTCTGCACCGACCACATTGCTTATGCCCAGCATGACTGCACCTCTGCCTACAAGAAG GATGTGCAGGTCCCAGTGTGTCCGCTCTGCAACACCCCAGTCCCTGTGAGGCGGGGGGAGATGCCTGATGTTGTGGTGGGTGAGCACATTGACCGTGACTGCAAATCCGATCCCGCACAGCGCAAGCGCAAG ATCTTCACCAACAAGTGTTTGAAGCCTGGCTGCAAGCAGAAGGAGATGATGAAGGTGATCTGTGACCAGTGCCACAAGAACTACTGCCTCAAGCACCGGCACCCCCTGGACCATGACTGCAGCGGGGCAGGGCGTCCCGTCTCCAAAGCAGG GCACGCTGCAGTTATGAGAGCCCAGGCATCCTCCTCCAAAATAGTCACTGCATCAAGCAGTGGAACTGCCTGGCCAGCAGAcagctcctcttctccagcctctgccag aggaggcagagcagctgtgttgCAGAGTCGTAGCACCTCCCCTCCAGCTGCCATGCTGCTGAACGGGCTG aGCGAGGAAGAGGCACTGCAACGAGCTCTGGAGATGTCCCTGGCAGAGTCAGCAGACAGCTCAGTGCAGCCACCCAG CacgcaggaggaggaggatctGGCACTGGCCCAGGCACTGTCAGCGAGTGAAGCCGAGTACCAGCAGTCGCAGCGGCAG GCACACAGTTCAAAGCCATCGAACTGCAGCATGTCATag
- the RETREG2 gene encoding reticulophagy regulator 2: MASGRAEEAAAAAAAEEEEEEAAAAAAARLAAALRQRLRGWEAALAAAQRLLVWERPLHSLVTAAALGGALWLFSSTSLRPLFLLSMSLLGILLLEKWKPRFLFDFSAQPSEELRGESEGVTSGAQPHLLSVPELCHCLAESWVTFRLYLQELLQYKRQNPAKFCMSVCSGCLILAVVGHYVPGIMISYIILLSILLWPLVVYHELIQRMYTRLEPVLMKLDYSMKAETLHHKHEKKKRQVKSEPAVGDEPTAETESESEAELSGFSPVVDVKKTALALSITDSELSDEEASILESGGFSVSRATTPQLTDVSEDLDQQSLHSEPEESFSKDLAEFPSVEEYHSRDLGPQSDEDAFGVPLGPELAHAACELDSAEKEAVDSDLSILHLASPLHFVNTHFNGSGQAAGGSTEPKTAPAPGLGICINTLSEEIVTTAITTAVQNTLSALLRSSEASEGPSLSEFLPTEPEEKLSFQAQLSESEVVETETEASPEDEEEADDFELLDQGELEQMDVELGLGEEQEAQESPAAPSPSSAVLAELPKQGDEEEAVMTAASMS, encoded by the exons ATGGCGAGCGGCCGCGccgaggaggcggcggcggcggcggcggccgaggaggaggaggaggaggcggcggcggcggcagcggcgcgTCTGGCGGCGGCGCTGCGGCAGCGGCTGCGGGGCTGGGAggcggcgctggcggcggcgCAGCGGCTGCTGGTGTGGGAGAGGCCGCTGCACAGCCTGGTCACCGCGGCCGCGCTCGGTGGGGCCCTCTg GTTGTTTTCCTCCACTTCCCTGAGACCCCTCTTTCTCCTCAGCATGTCCCTTCTTGGCATCCTCTTGTTGGAGAAGTGGAAGCCCAGGTTCCTGTTTGATTTCTCAG CACAACCATCAGAGGAGCTGAGAGGGGAGAG TGAGGGGGTGACTTCAGGGGCACAACCTCACCTGCTCAGtgtccctgagctgtgccacTGTCTGGCAGAGAGCTGGGTCACCTTCAGGCTGTACCTGCAGGAACTGCTACAGTACAAGAGGCAAAATCCTGCCAAG tTCTGCATGAGTGTCTGTTCAGGCTGCCTGATTCTGGCTGTAGTTGGACACTATGTTCCAGGCATAATGATCTCCTACATCATTT TGCTCAGCATTCTGCTCTGGCCTCTGGTGGTCTACCATGAGCTGATCCAGAGGATGTACACGCGTTTGGAGCCTGTCCTGATGAAACTGGACTACAGTATGAAGGCAGAGACGCTGCACCACAAGCATGAGAAGAAGA AGCGACAAGTGAAGAGCGAGCCTGCAGTAGGTGATGAGCcaacagcagagacagagagtgAGAGTGAGGCAGAGCTGTCGGGCTTCTCCCCAGTG GTGGATGTGAAGAAAACTGCCCTGGCACTGTCAATCACAGATTCTGAGCTCTCTGATGAGGAAGCTTCTATCCTGGAAAGTGGGGGCTTTTCTGTCTCAAGGGCTACCACCCCACAGCTGACAGATGTTTCTGAAG ACCTGGATCAACAGAGCCTGCACAGTGAGCCAGAGGAGTCATTTTCCAAGGACCTGGCAGAGTTTCCATCCGTGGAAGAATATCATTCCAGAGACCTGGGACCACAGAGTGATGAAGACGCGTTTGGTGTGCCTCTGGGTCCTGAGCTTGCCCACGCTGCCTGTGAGCTGGACTCAGCAGAGAAAGAGGCCGTGGACTCTGACCTCTCCATCCTTCACCTCGCGTCTCCTCTCCATTTTGTAAATACGCACTTCAATGGGAGTGGTCAAGcggcaggaggcagcacagagccaaaGACTGCCCCTGCCCCGGGCCTGGGCATCTGCATTAACACGCTGAGTGAGGAGATTGTCACCACTGCCATCACCACGGCGGTGCAGAACAccctctctgccctgctgcGGTCCTCAGAGGCCAGCGAGGGGCCCTCCCTCTCTGAGTTCCTCCCCACCGAGCCTGAAGAGAAACTGAGTTTCCAAGCACAGCTGTCAGAGAGTGAAGTGGTGGAGACAGAAACAGAAGCTTCAccagaggatgaggaggaagcagaTGACTTTGAGCTACTGGATCAGGGGGAGCTAGAGCAAATGGATGTAGAGCTAGGGcttggagaggagcaggaggcacaAGAGTCTCCTGCCgctccatctccctcctctgctgtgcttgCTGAGCTGCCAAAGCAAGGAGATGAGGAGGAGGCAGTGATGACAGCAGCATCTATGTCTTAG